The following is a genomic window from Desulfonatronum sp. SC1.
TCCAGGGGGTCGCCTGCTCCATCTTGGCCTCATTCAGGAACGCTGTCTGGAAACTGTTGGCCGCCAGAACAACGCCAGCCCCGGCGGCCAGGCTGGCACCCAGTCCTTGCCACAGAGCCTTGTTCGCCTTCTTGACCAGTTCAGCCGTGACCTCCGTTGTTCCACCCTTGAAGACCAGGTTGTCGAGACCGATTTGCGTTGATTCGTTTTTGATCGAGAGCTCGGTATCGCCGAAACGGATCTGGGAGCCCTTGTTGTACGTCACTCTGTTGCCGAGATTGCAGTTCACGCCCAAGCCCGCCAAGATGTTAGATTTCAGCCCTCCGTTGATATTGACGCTCTCCCCCACGGTGATTGAATTGCTTCCCCCGACGGTGGCGCTGCAAAAATCGCCGACTACCAGCCGTTCCATCTTGCCATTCGTGTACTCAATGATGGACCCGCCGCCGCCGGGCTCGGTGGAGCCCACGGCGATGCCGCTTTCGTGGAAGGGGGAATACAGGCCGATGAATTCCTGGCCCTGCTTGTCGCCGAACACGAGCTGGTTGCCGCCGGCGCTGCGGATGGCGCTGGCCGGGGCGTTAGTGTCCCGGACGATGCTCTGGTTGGCGAAGTTGGGCACGGCCGAGGCGATGACAGGCCGGTCAACGTCCCCGTCAATAAAGGTCAGCAGCACTTCCGCCCCCTTGTGCAGGGGGAAGTGCATGCCAAAGCCGTCCCCGCCGTAGGGCTGGGCCATGCGGATCCAGGAGGAGGCCTTGCCCCCGGGCCTGCTGGAAAGGTCAAAGGGCAGACGCACCTTGTAGCGGCCCTGCTCGTCCAACTCGGCGTACTGACCGCCCCCTTCGGCGTCGATGACAGCGTTGATCACGCCGTAGAAGCGGGGCCACGGCGTTTTACGCGGATGACGGTACTGGACGCTTTTGGGGATGGCTGAAAAGGTGTTGCTGTAGGCGTCCTTCGCCTCCCTGTCCGACAGGCAACGGCCCAGCCCGGACATGAGATAGCCGGTCTGGGTGCCCTCGTGCTTGATGTACACCGGCAGGTATTCCGCATTGGCGCTCTCCCGAAAGTGGCCGTTCAGGCGAAAGGCGCTCCCGGTCCGGAGAAAGGCCGCGGTGCTGCGCCCTTTGTAGCGGGTCTTGCGGCACTTGGCCTCCTCGGCGCGGATGGCTGACTGCTGGCGGGCCTCGTCCATGGTCTTGAAATTGTCGCCGTACACGTAGAAATCGCCGATGCCGGCTGCGTCGATGTCCGCCTCGGCCCGCAGGTCCAGGGAGGGCTTGCGGTAGTTGTAGTCCTTGACCTTGACCTTGCCCGGCAGGGCGTTCTGCTCGCTGACCAAAGCGGTACACAGCTCGTTGCGGCTTTTGGTGTCCAGCCCTCGGCCCCGGACGTATTCCAGGGGTGGCTGGTCAGGGTCCAGGGAATGGGCCACGGAGGTGTCCGTGATGATCAGCTTGTCGCTCTGGTCGCCCTGCTCGAAAAAGTAGTACATGCCCTCGCGTTCCAGCCAGCGGGTGAAGAACTGGTAGTGCGACTCGTTGAACTGGCAGACGTATTCCCGCTGGGCATAGCCGCGGGTCAGGCGGAACTCGAAGTCGTTGGCAAACAGGATATTGGAGCCCTTCAGGATCTCGGCCAGGAAATCCGGAGCGGACTTGTCCAGAAAGACCTGGTTGTGGCTGGTCAGGGTCAGTCTCCACAGCCTGGGCACGAGCACGGCGCGGTAGAATACGTACCCGTCCACGGAGCGGAGCTGCTCAAAGCGCGAGACCGCGCCGTGGATCGGCAGATCCTTGTCCTCCCGGCGCAGGGTGAGTACGGCCAAGCCTCCGTGGGCTTGGTCCAGGTCCAGGTCGTCGCGTTTCGACACAAGCTCGATCTGAAACTCGTACAACTGCGACAGCCCCTCGGTTCCCGTGAATCCGACCACGGAGAACGTGTCCTCCGGGCATCCCCTGAAAACGAAGGAGAACAGTTCCTTTCTGGCCATGCGTCACCTCGCTGGATACACTGTTTACTTTCGTGCCCCTACCATGGGCGAACCATGACGGCAAGGCGGAGCATCAGGAACACCAGGAACATCAAGGGGATTCTGTTCTCGACTCGCAACTCGTCAGCAAAGCCAGAGAAAAGTCCTGGATAGCGTTAACGCCCCGGCCCGTGGACGGATAGGCCCCGTGGATCGCGGATCGCGCGAAAATCCGGCCCCAGTCCGCATGGTCCGCTTCGGCGAGATCGGCGACGATATCCGGGTCGGCGAAGGGATCAAAGTGGATGTCCGAGAACCATAAGACCTGATTGTCGCCCCCGCTGCCAGACCCGCTGCAGGAAAACAGCAGCAGGACCGAAAGAACCAGCAGCCAGGCCGCCCCCTGCCGGGAAAAGAGATACAGTCGCATTGTTTCCTCCTTTTCAGAGGCTCAAATCCATCAGGTTGCGCGAAAAGCCGGAGTCATTAAGTAGCGCCAAAAATCCGCCCCACGGGGGTCA
Proteins encoded in this region:
- a CDS encoding type VI secretion system Vgr family protein → MARKELFSFVFRGCPEDTFSVVGFTGTEGLSQLYEFQIELVSKRDDLDLDQAHGGLAVLTLRREDKDLPIHGAVSRFEQLRSVDGYVFYRAVLVPRLWRLTLTSHNQVFLDKSAPDFLAEILKGSNILFANDFEFRLTRGYAQREYVCQFNESHYQFFTRWLEREGMYYFFEQGDQSDKLIITDTSVAHSLDPDQPPLEYVRGRGLDTKSRNELCTALVSEQNALPGKVKVKDYNYRKPSLDLRAEADIDAAGIGDFYVYGDNFKTMDEARQQSAIRAEEAKCRKTRYKGRSTAAFLRTGSAFRLNGHFRESANAEYLPVYIKHEGTQTGYLMSGLGRCLSDREAKDAYSNTFSAIPKSVQYRHPRKTPWPRFYGVINAVIDAEGGGQYAELDEQGRYKVRLPFDLSSRPGGKASSWIRMAQPYGGDGFGMHFPLHKGAEVLLTFIDGDVDRPVIASAVPNFANQSIVRDTNAPASAIRSAGGNQLVFGDKQGQEFIGLYSPFHESGIAVGSTEPGGGGSIIEYTNGKMERLVVGDFCSATVGGSNSITVGESVNINGGLKSNILAGLGVNCNLGNRVTYNKGSQIRFGDTELSIKNESTQIGLDNLVFKGGTTEVTAELVKKANKALWQGLGASLAAGAGVVLAANSFQTAFLNEAKMEQATPWMAVGGGLAGICGIGLAISAYRNISEIAEQLRGKMARHTTVMKLGKVGLTVNVDASVNAGAEFSATVVNDTNRSIIQIYNKGEIISLINKDQNCSISLNKGNSIDVVSKETTIEGKNTLTLKAKDNIKIVFKTLNAENAIKITRNRTIELA